The Paenibacillus uliginis N3/975 genome has a window encoding:
- a CDS encoding DUF4132 domain-containing protein, whose product MSYTDQDEQAFWESVETKLKELEAGGNTLIRKVYDLSRESYIDRDSHEYQTLYEDLKMLSVEQPESFYTPLVEAVSAFAGEMTGAIVRYMTEHIAEYPYAQGYYRRPFRTRRHATHLGSLLFKLNRLLIAQANNFSLQEYLTKPDYHVEGLHWFIHVIPDLVAYELDCGDSWAEAALKEIIYGENQTALLKREMIKGILMSHRSELYEMIGELLVAARLQEGLRQSITEEMDAGTLQANLHILRVILDHDLIRYSSIVRALGTWTGMGLEAVNQRVAGQLVEQAYTVLTDEQQRSAWLSSENANQVYLSLWASAVYEEDDLPERIQFLMENGERYQKVVAQYVLSNSQNDTVRFEIARRCLDESDLELLYLILSNYTFDYEYDWQVGGIQDRLLKINRTPALEDKDVRREEFENFKDILTRVPVREKSGQSGVLDFIQFHYQADLVLRKMMYLTAYDMDDAWITDLIRFSGQMSSDLRGDLISYYTDDSKSTVQRSFIFAALSDKSLPNRERALRQVKKLSLNDSERKQVEDMLKLKTGSLRQSAIDILLDQPEEELAISLERLLKAKGELQRLAGLELLTELKHDQNRETQYEALRPLANKISSPSPKEKQLLDKLEQQGGYTAENGFGLYNPQETEEWLLERSDTSNVSFEQIFSLTEERASEFLSGLDDLVHEWRDTEYEIENYIGQKETQLVGVKLCTVSYEKHEDPIEHDNFEMANVLNNYPLTEHWQNYLMNSGLGSRELMQLYYCILIGDLSGTLYEFYYSFSDFVDYDFMRRTKLLENERKRYLERMIPLERIVKIQKLYDGLRYSEQVETLVKAFFWDSERSDTFEVASEALAMVIVSDINELSDKDKPTLFVLAKPWFSILRSRVYNKESFRSFFHTAYQYDLRIKEIENSEYSVMHWNQYFRAYTLGMIGDNELCKELLGRDVRSHMRALTSPQDSLVNRSEKLLALRERIVSRLLDIELVRGDLTTTATPYTMSFERIHGLESFIRILISLGGETFVRGYIYGYGDQITKKESLSHLLKVCYPQEGDDEQKLEQLLKGTGISEKRLLEAAMYAPQWIEIIAKYLGWEGLRSAAWYFHAHINETFSAEKETIVAHYSPITPEDFNNGAFDVKWFEEAYHSLGEERFKLLYDCAKYISAGANHRRSQMFADAVLGQLRLEDMKLSVTDKRNKDHLLAYSLIPLGPIQENDLRERFDFIQLFLKQSRGYGAQRRASEGIVSAIALGNLARSAGYADVTRLTWDMEARRLEKLESLFEPRPLDEDTNVRLRIDEEGNTELEVTSKGKALKSVPARFKKDEYIAELKEVKSDLTEQYRRAKRELERSMEVESCFTVSELAALQNNPVIQPLLRTLVFKAGNHLGYFMKTADDLYRLEEPTGAEHLIADKDEITIAHPLHLYESGLWSEYQRDLFERGIRQPFKQVFRELYLANADEREGRIKSRRYAGHQVQPSKTVALLRSRGWTVSYEEGLQKVSYQKNVIATVYAMADWFSPADSEAPTLETVEFLDRKSYKSIPMDQISPILFSETMRDIDLVVSTAHVGGVDPEASLTTIELRSAIMRESLRLLKLDNVKLEGNYARIDGKLGEYAVNLGSGIAYKQGTGALNIIPVHSQHRGRLFLPFLDEDPRTVEVLSKVVLLAEDNKIKDPQILIQL is encoded by the coding sequence ATGTCATACACTGATCAAGATGAACAAGCTTTTTGGGAAAGTGTTGAAACGAAATTAAAAGAATTGGAGGCAGGCGGGAATACACTGATTCGCAAGGTTTACGATCTGAGCCGCGAATCATACATCGATCGTGATAGTCATGAATATCAGACGCTGTACGAGGATCTGAAGATGTTGTCTGTAGAGCAACCGGAATCTTTTTACACTCCCCTTGTGGAAGCTGTATCGGCATTTGCGGGCGAAATGACAGGAGCCATCGTCCGATATATGACAGAGCATATCGCGGAATATCCCTATGCACAAGGTTATTACCGCAGACCGTTTCGGACGCGAAGACACGCAACGCATCTCGGTTCTTTGCTATTTAAATTAAATAGGCTGTTAATTGCACAAGCTAATAACTTTTCACTGCAGGAATATTTGACCAAGCCGGATTACCATGTTGAGGGGCTTCATTGGTTCATCCATGTTATTCCTGATTTGGTTGCATATGAGCTGGATTGCGGTGATAGTTGGGCTGAAGCGGCCCTTAAAGAAATCATATACGGTGAGAATCAGACAGCGCTGCTGAAGCGTGAGATGATCAAGGGAATTCTGATGAGTCACCGCTCCGAACTGTACGAGATGATTGGTGAACTGCTGGTTGCAGCCAGGCTGCAGGAGGGGCTACGTCAGTCAATCACCGAGGAGATGGATGCCGGTACTCTTCAAGCTAATTTACATATACTGAGAGTTATTTTGGATCATGATCTGATTAGGTATAGCTCAATTGTCCGAGCCCTCGGCACTTGGACGGGAATGGGTCTTGAAGCGGTAAATCAACGTGTAGCCGGTCAGCTTGTGGAACAAGCTTACACGGTTCTTACGGATGAACAACAGCGCTCAGCATGGCTGTCTTCCGAGAATGCGAACCAGGTCTACCTGAGCTTGTGGGCTAGCGCCGTTTATGAGGAGGATGATCTACCAGAACGGATTCAGTTCTTGATGGAGAACGGGGAGCGTTATCAGAAGGTCGTTGCCCAATACGTGTTGTCCAACAGTCAGAATGATACAGTAAGATTTGAAATCGCGCGGCGCTGTCTGGATGAAAGTGATCTGGAGCTGCTGTATTTGATTCTGAGTAACTACACATTCGATTATGAATATGATTGGCAGGTCGGTGGGATACAAGACCGTCTCTTGAAAATCAACCGTACACCGGCTCTGGAAGATAAAGATGTACGAAGAGAGGAATTCGAGAATTTCAAAGATATTCTCACACGAGTGCCTGTAAGAGAAAAGTCAGGCCAATCCGGAGTGCTTGATTTTATACAATTCCATTACCAGGCAGACCTTGTTTTGCGCAAAATGATGTATTTGACCGCATATGACATGGATGATGCCTGGATCACCGATCTGATTAGGTTCTCGGGTCAAATGAGTTCAGACCTACGGGGAGACCTGATTAGCTACTACACTGATGATTCCAAGTCAACTGTGCAGCGTTCTTTCATCTTTGCAGCTCTGTCGGACAAAAGTTTGCCGAACCGTGAGCGTGCGCTTCGTCAGGTGAAAAAACTGAGCCTGAATGACAGCGAACGGAAACAGGTTGAAGACATGCTTAAATTGAAAACAGGCTCTTTGCGTCAGAGCGCAATCGACATTCTTCTGGATCAGCCGGAGGAAGAGCTCGCGATAAGTCTTGAGCGGCTTCTGAAGGCAAAAGGTGAGTTGCAGCGCCTTGCAGGCCTTGAGCTGTTAACCGAGTTGAAGCATGATCAGAACCGAGAGACTCAATATGAGGCCCTTCGTCCCTTAGCAAACAAAATCTCCAGCCCGTCACCAAAGGAGAAGCAACTGCTGGATAAATTGGAACAGCAGGGCGGCTATACCGCCGAGAATGGTTTTGGCCTTTATAACCCACAGGAGACTGAAGAGTGGTTGCTTGAGCGGTCTGACACGTCTAATGTTAGCTTTGAGCAAATCTTCTCACTAACTGAAGAACGAGCTTCGGAATTTCTAAGCGGACTGGATGATCTTGTTCATGAATGGCGTGATACCGAGTATGAAATCGAAAATTACATTGGCCAGAAAGAAACTCAGCTTGTTGGAGTCAAACTATGTACTGTTTCGTATGAGAAGCATGAAGATCCAATTGAACACGACAACTTTGAAATGGCGAACGTTCTGAACAACTATCCGTTGACTGAACACTGGCAGAATTACCTCATGAACAGTGGCTTGGGATCACGTGAATTGATGCAGCTCTACTACTGTATTTTGATAGGAGATTTAAGCGGTACGCTGTATGAGTTCTATTATAGTTTCTCTGATTTTGTGGATTATGACTTCATGAGACGGACCAAATTGCTTGAAAACGAACGAAAAAGGTATTTGGAGCGCATGATTCCCCTAGAGCGCATAGTAAAGATACAGAAATTGTATGACGGTCTCCGCTATTCAGAACAGGTTGAGACACTGGTTAAGGCCTTCTTTTGGGACAGCGAACGTAGTGACACTTTTGAAGTTGCAAGTGAAGCCCTTGCCATGGTAATAGTCAGTGATATCAATGAATTGTCTGACAAGGATAAGCCGACTTTATTCGTCCTTGCAAAGCCTTGGTTTTCTATTTTACGTAGCCGTGTATATAACAAGGAATCATTCCGCTCTTTCTTCCATACTGCCTACCAGTATGATTTGCGGATAAAGGAAATCGAGAATTCGGAATATTCAGTCATGCATTGGAATCAGTATTTCAGAGCGTACACACTAGGTATGATCGGAGACAACGAGCTTTGTAAAGAACTGCTGGGCAGAGATGTCCGCAGTCACATGAGGGCGCTAACTTCTCCACAAGATTCTTTAGTTAATAGAAGTGAGAAACTGCTGGCTTTGCGTGAGCGGATTGTTTCGCGCTTGCTTGATATCGAACTCGTGCGCGGAGATCTGACGACAACAGCTACTCCATATACGATGTCATTCGAACGTATTCACGGGCTGGAATCATTTATCCGCATTCTAATCAGTTTAGGCGGCGAAACGTTCGTGCGCGGTTATATTTACGGCTATGGCGACCAGATCACGAAAAAAGAATCGCTGAGTCATCTTTTGAAAGTTTGTTATCCGCAGGAGGGTGACGACGAACAGAAACTTGAACAGCTGCTAAAAGGTACGGGGATTTCGGAAAAACGTCTGCTTGAAGCCGCCATGTATGCACCGCAATGGATAGAAATTATTGCAAAATATTTGGGCTGGGAAGGGCTGCGCAGTGCCGCCTGGTATTTCCATGCCCATATCAACGAGACCTTTTCGGCGGAAAAAGAAACGATTGTTGCTCATTACTCGCCGATTACACCGGAGGATTTCAATAATGGCGCATTTGATGTGAAATGGTTTGAAGAAGCATACCATTCGCTCGGTGAGGAGCGCTTTAAGCTGCTATACGATTGTGCCAAATATATTTCGGCCGGTGCCAACCACCGGCGCTCTCAGATGTTCGCCGATGCGGTGCTCGGTCAACTGCGGCTTGAAGACATGAAGTTGTCCGTAACGGATAAGCGTAATAAAGACCATCTGCTAGCCTATAGCCTTATTCCACTTGGACCAATTCAAGAGAATGATTTGCGGGAGCGCTTTGATTTCATTCAGTTGTTTCTCAAGCAAAGTCGGGGATATGGAGCACAGCGCCGGGCCAGTGAGGGTATCGTTTCAGCAATAGCACTTGGCAATCTGGCTCGAAGCGCAGGATATGCTGACGTGACTCGGTTGACCTGGGATATGGAAGCTCGTAGGCTGGAAAAGCTGGAAAGTCTGTTCGAGCCCCGTCCACTGGATGAGGACACGAATGTACGCCTGAGGATTGATGAGGAAGGAAATACAGAGCTTGAAGTGACAAGTAAAGGTAAGGCGCTGAAATCTGTGCCTGCAAGGTTTAAGAAAGACGAATATATTGCCGAATTGAAGGAAGTAAAATCCGATCTTACCGAACAGTATCGCCGGGCCAAGAGGGAGCTGGAGCGTTCGATGGAAGTGGAAAGCTGCTTTACCGTCAGTGAGTTAGCAGCTCTGCAGAACAATCCGGTCATCCAGCCGCTGCTGCGTACACTTGTGTTTAAAGCAGGGAATCATCTCGGTTATTTCATGAAAACAGCAGACGATTTGTATCGACTGGAAGAGCCGACTGGTGCAGAACACCTGATTGCGGATAAGGATGAGATTACGATCGCCCATCCGCTGCATCTGTATGAAAGCGGCCTTTGGAGCGAATACCAGCGGGATTTGTTTGAACGTGGAATCCGCCAGCCATTTAAGCAGGTGTTCCGTGAGTTGTATCTTGCCAATGCCGATGAACGAGAAGGAAGAATTAAATCGCGGCGTTATGCTGGACATCAGGTGCAGCCAAGTAAGACGGTAGCGCTTTTGCGCAGTCGCGGTTGGACGGTCAGTTATGAGGAAGGTCTGCAGAAGGTGAGTTATCAAAAAAATGTAATTGCCACCGTGTATGCTATGGCAGATTGGTTCTCGCCTGCTGACAGTGAGGCGCCAACGCTGGAGACAGTGGAATTCTTGGATCGTAAATCTTATAAATCGATACCGATGGATCAGATCTCGCCAATATTGTTCTCAGAAACAATGCGTGACATTGATCTTGTCGTAAGTACGGCACATGTGGGTGGAGTCGATCCAGAAGCGAGCCTGACTACGATTGAATTGCGGAGCGCTATCATGCGCGAATCACTGCGCCTACTCAAGCTGGACAATGTGAAACTTGAAGGTAATTATGCTCGTATTGATGGAAAGCTTGGAGAATATGCTGTAAATCTGGGCAGTGGAATTGCCTACAAACAAGGAACAGGTGCGTTGAATATCATTCCGGTGCATTCACAGCACCGTGGTCGATTGTTCCTTCCGTTTCTCGATGAAGATCCGAGAACGGTTGAGGTCTTGTCTAAGGTTGTGCTTCTGGCTGAAGACAACAAGATCAAAGATCCGCAGATCTTGATACAGCTCTAG
- a CDS encoding SMI1/KNR4 family protein produces MNNNSIKEIEHHYGVVFPPEYLSFLEDAAGKSFNFTESEDFTDWEICFSDLDENFVATNQHLVDDANPDPMKLIPIAWSVSSGNNYLLDYRKNSLSPSVALMDHEEAIVREDAENESATPEEAQQLMEDNVREVANHFAEFAARLVVAEESEED; encoded by the coding sequence ATGAACAATAATTCTATTAAAGAAATCGAACATCACTATGGAGTAGTCTTCCCGCCGGAGTATTTGAGCTTTTTGGAAGATGCAGCAGGTAAGAGTTTTAATTTTACAGAATCCGAAGATTTTACAGACTGGGAAATCTGTTTTTCTGATCTGGATGAAAATTTTGTTGCAACAAACCAGCATTTGGTGGATGACGCAAATCCCGATCCGATGAAGCTGATTCCCATTGCATGGAGTGTTAGTAGCGGGAATAACTATTTGCTCGATTACCGAAAGAACTCTTTGTCGCCATCGGTGGCTCTAATGGACCACGAGGAAGCAATCGTACGTGAAGACGCGGAGAATGAAAGTGCTACCCCGGAAGAGGCACAGCAACTTATGGAAGATAACGTTAGAGAAGTAGCAAACCATTTTGCAGAATTTGCTGCCCGGCTTGTTGTTGCGGAAGAATCAGAAGAAGATTGA
- a CDS encoding SRPBCC family protein: MLQWNEETIIEANIETIWNLFALENIQRIMPQVVENEVIERKEGVVGTKYRQKFKEGKRIETYIVEDLEYENTPHRKHNKSGFTLARIFEIETTFTLLKVDDKHTRFIYSGQNKGVNWLGKVMLKLMGFKNNQKVVFEFMERVRSEAMKDQDNKRNEEIR; this comes from the coding sequence ATGCTCCAATGGAATGAAGAGACAATAATTGAGGCTAATATAGAGACCATCTGGAACTTGTTTGCATTGGAGAACATCCAACGAATTATGCCACAGGTAGTGGAGAATGAAGTTATCGAACGTAAAGAGGGCGTTGTTGGAACCAAGTATAGACAAAAGTTTAAGGAAGGAAAGCGAATTGAAACCTATATTGTAGAAGATCTTGAATATGAAAATACACCGCACAGAAAACATAACAAAAGCGGGTTTACTTTAGCCAGAATCTTTGAGATTGAAACAACATTTACTCTTCTCAAAGTGGATGACAAGCATACCCGATTCATATATAGCGGTCAGAACAAAGGAGTCAACTGGTTGGGCAAGGTGATGTTGAAGCTAATGGGTTTCAAAAATAATCAGAAGGTTGTATTCGAATTTATGGAGCGTGTTCGAAGCGAAGCTATGAAAGATCAAGATAATAAGCGAAATGAGGAGATACGATGA
- a CDS encoding protein adenylyltransferase SelO, whose protein sequence is MTENKAIIDAGWNFDNSYARLPNSFFTRQSPTPVRSPKLILLNDSLATSLGLNIQALKSKDGTAVFAGNQIPDGALPLAQAYAGHQFGYFTMLGDGRALLLGEQITPLSERVDIQLKGSGRTPYSRRGDGRAALGPMLREYIISEAMHVLGIATTRSLAVVTTGESVIRETDLPGAILTRVAASHLRVGTFQYVSNWGTAQDVRTLADYTLQRHFPEVDPDEHRYLFLLQQVIKRQAELIAKWQLVGFIHGVMNTDNMALSGETIDYGPCAFMDAYDPATVFSSIDQQGRYAYGNQPNIAAWNLARFAETLLPLLHEDKAQAIKLAEDAISEFSDLYHHHWLAGMRAKLGIFNEELQDESLIKDLLGMMQKNRADYTNTFRALTFDKLEDTGLSGTAEFAQWHELWQARLGRQQEPKDSSHQLMRSSNPAIIPRNHRVEEALEAAVLREDYSVMERLLDVLSRPYAHSPEQADYSTLPEPSNCSYRTFCGT, encoded by the coding sequence ATGACAGAGAATAAAGCAATCATAGATGCAGGATGGAACTTCGACAACAGTTATGCTCGTCTGCCGAATTCATTTTTTACCAGGCAAAGCCCTACCCCTGTGCGCTCACCAAAGTTGATCCTTCTTAATGATTCGTTGGCAACATCCCTAGGGTTGAACATCCAAGCGCTGAAAAGCAAAGATGGCACAGCGGTGTTTGCCGGTAACCAAATTCCCGATGGAGCCTTACCGCTTGCCCAAGCTTATGCGGGACATCAATTCGGGTATTTTACGATGCTAGGGGACGGTCGGGCTCTGCTGCTTGGTGAACAAATTACTCCCCTGAGTGAGCGGGTTGATATTCAGCTTAAGGGTTCAGGTAGAACACCATACTCTCGCCGAGGCGATGGTCGAGCGGCACTTGGACCGATGCTGCGTGAATATATCATCAGTGAAGCCATGCATGTGCTTGGTATTGCTACCACCCGCAGCTTAGCTGTGGTTACAACCGGTGAGTCCGTCATTCGTGAAACCGACCTGCCTGGTGCAATTCTCACCCGCGTGGCGGCGAGTCATCTGCGCGTCGGCACGTTTCAATACGTTTCGAATTGGGGTACAGCCCAGGATGTCCGGACTCTTGCGGATTACACATTGCAAAGGCATTTTCCAGAAGTTGATCCTGATGAGCACCGCTATCTTTTCCTTCTGCAGCAAGTGATCAAGCGTCAGGCCGAGCTGATTGCCAAATGGCAGCTTGTTGGTTTTATTCATGGGGTGATGAACACGGACAACATGGCCCTTAGCGGAGAAACCATCGACTATGGCCCTTGTGCCTTCATGGATGCCTATGATCCAGCAACGGTGTTCAGTTCGATTGACCAACAAGGTCGCTATGCCTATGGCAATCAGCCGAATATTGCTGCGTGGAATCTTGCGAGATTTGCTGAAACCTTATTGCCTTTGCTGCATGAAGACAAGGCGCAGGCTATCAAACTAGCCGAGGATGCGATTTCGGAATTTTCCGATTTGTATCATCATCATTGGCTCGCGGGGATGAGGGCAAAGCTGGGAATCTTTAACGAAGAGCTACAGGATGAATCCCTTATTAAAGATCTTCTCGGTATGATGCAGAAGAATCGTGCGGACTATACCAATACCTTCCGCGCATTAACGTTTGATAAGTTAGAGGATACGGGCCTTTCTGGCACCGCGGAATTTGCTCAGTGGCATGAGCTGTGGCAGGCAAGATTAGGCAGGCAACAGGAACCAAAAGACTCCTCGCATCAGTTGATGCGTAGCAGTAACCCTGCTATAATCCCGCGCAACCACCGGGTAGAAGAGGCACTCGAAGCAGCGGTACTACGGGAAGACTACAGCGTGATGGAGCGACTACTTGATGTTCTTTCGAGACCATACGCGCATTCCCCCGAGCAGGCTGATTACTCCACACTGCCTGAGCCATCGAACTGTTCTTATCGAACCTTTTGCGGCACTTGA
- a CDS encoding glycoside hydrolase family 18 protein yields MRINKFTKMFIVVLLAGMSLYFYQVSAADDRKITAVYVEAWQDYKNIKLSEKGVDIAFIAFAKIKGTDIYFHEDSTTNDQIKENIKKLKEHNPTTRMVLAVGGYGADGFSDASLDGNRYLFTESIVNMVKELELDGVDIDWEYPAFHAWNTQKARPEDTRNFTNLMKELREKLYRLPHKNNKKYLLSFASGTQDWYFQNVEVKEVEQYVDYINIMAYDLTGKWSDTTGFNANLYRDSQGKSKHSIDQIITMYLDHDIDSKKLLLGVPAYSYGWKNVKSDKDGLFKPGKPIDINKVDLSYRKLEKDYLNNKDYKRYYDNKAKAAYLYNGNTFISYEDKEALQEKVNYIKSKDLAGAMVWQYAQDAEDGIVKFLTEHLNE; encoded by the coding sequence ATGAGAATAAATAAATTTACGAAGATGTTTATCGTTGTGTTGCTCGCAGGCATGAGTCTTTACTTCTACCAAGTATCAGCAGCAGACGACCGTAAAATTACGGCGGTATACGTGGAAGCTTGGCAAGACTATAAGAACATTAAGCTGTCTGAGAAGGGTGTTGACATTGCCTTTATCGCGTTTGCCAAAATCAAGGGAACGGATATTTATTTTCATGAGGACAGTACGACCAATGACCAGATTAAAGAAAACATTAAAAAGCTAAAAGAGCATAATCCGACCACCCGAATGGTATTAGCGGTAGGCGGCTATGGCGCGGATGGCTTCTCGGATGCTTCATTGGACGGAAACCGCTATCTGTTCACCGAGAGCATCGTCAATATGGTTAAGGAGCTGGAGTTGGATGGGGTTGATATTGACTGGGAGTATCCGGCATTCCATGCTTGGAATACGCAAAAAGCACGCCCTGAGGATACAAGGAATTTTACAAATCTGATGAAGGAATTAAGAGAGAAGCTGTACAGGCTGCCTCACAAGAACAACAAAAAGTATTTGTTGAGCTTCGCTTCAGGCACGCAGGACTGGTATTTTCAAAATGTAGAAGTTAAAGAAGTCGAACAATACGTTGACTACATCAATATCATGGCCTATGACCTGACTGGAAAATGGTCAGACACGACTGGCTTTAACGCCAATCTGTATCGGGATAGCCAGGGTAAATCCAAGCATAGCATCGATCAGATCATCACGATGTATCTGGATCATGATATTGACAGCAAGAAGCTGCTGCTCGGTGTCCCTGCTTATTCCTACGGCTGGAAGAATGTGAAGAGCGATAAAGACGGCCTATTTAAACCAGGAAAGCCCATCGACATCAACAAAGTGGATTTAAGCTATAGAAAGCTTGAGAAAGACTATTTGAACAATAAAGACTACAAGCGTTATTATGACAACAAAGCCAAGGCAGCCTACCTCTATAATGGCAATACCTTCATCAGTTACGAGGATAAAGAAGCCTTGCAGGAGAAGGTCAATTACATCAAGAGCAAGGATCTCGCTGGTGCGATGGTCTGGCAGTACGCACAGGATGCTGAGGATGGAATTGTGAAATTTCTGACGGAGCATTTGAATGAGTGA
- a CDS encoding acyltransferase: MVQNKRIIYIDILRILSIVAVIILHYTAEVLTSTNDFNTSSWWISNGFNSISRFAVPVFFMISGAMILRTKITSYREFYTKRVLPLVIPLLTWSLIYGLYNQYYIMRSQMNAYEFVIDFGYRLLTDRNYIHLWFLYAIIAIYITVPLISKFIKSCSERDLRYYLLLWFIVSIAYRFISDVVFRTTDQYINIPIMNIPFFMGFLGYFILGYYLFHYELPLKVKNKLYNLGIISFFLTPVATYFVSLRSGVLDEMFYGNYSITTFFMAVGLFIFFKENETRISDKVNHKIQKLISSISRASFSIYLIHLLVEMMLSGRTELEATFLEATLSLIVNIGIIFAISYITVKVLNLSKTATYILFGGRG, from the coding sequence ATGGTTCAAAATAAAAGAATTATATATATAGATATTCTAAGAATCCTATCTATCGTTGCCGTCATTATTTTGCATTACACGGCAGAGGTGTTGACCAGCACGAATGATTTCAATACCTCCTCGTGGTGGATCAGCAATGGATTTAATTCCATTTCGCGCTTTGCCGTGCCGGTATTCTTCATGATTAGCGGGGCGATGATCCTTAGAACGAAGATCACGTCCTACCGGGAATTCTATACCAAGAGAGTGCTTCCGCTGGTCATTCCCCTCTTGACCTGGTCACTCATTTATGGTTTATACAATCAATACTATATTATGAGAAGCCAGATGAATGCCTATGAGTTCGTTATAGACTTCGGTTACCGGCTGCTTACCGACAGAAATTATATCCATCTATGGTTCCTGTATGCCATTATCGCGATTTATATAACGGTGCCGCTGATCAGCAAATTCATAAAATCGTGCAGCGAGAGGGATCTCCGATATTACCTGCTCTTATGGTTCATCGTGAGCATTGCGTACCGTTTCATCTCGGATGTTGTATTCCGTACAACGGATCAATACATCAATATTCCTATTATGAACATCCCTTTTTTCATGGGATTTCTGGGCTACTTTATTCTGGGATACTATCTCTTCCATTACGAGCTACCGCTAAAAGTGAAAAATAAATTGTACAACTTAGGCATCATATCGTTCTTTCTGACTCCTGTAGCCACATACTTTGTCTCACTCCGTAGCGGCGTACTGGATGAGATGTTCTACGGTAACTATTCCATCACCACGTTTTTCATGGCAGTCGGCTTATTTATTTTTTTCAAAGAAAACGAAACCCGGATCAGTGATAAAGTGAATCACAAAATCCAAAAATTAATCAGCTCGATCTCCAGAGCCAGCTTCAGCATTTATCTCATTCACTTATTAGTTGAGATGATGCTCTCAGGCAGAACGGAATTAGAGGCAACATTTCTGGAGGCGACCCTCAGTCTTATCGTGAATATTGGCATCATCTTTGCCATCAGTTACATCACCGTCAAGGTGCTCAACTTAAGTAAAACTGCAACCTACATCTTATTTGGTGGGAGGGGTTAA
- a CDS encoding glycosyltransferase family 2 protein: protein MQYFFYGIAGVFLVFQALYTIIPLFCSKVKKLNPDLAEKSISVLVPAYNEELTIRNCIDAMAGLHYSNYEIMIINDGSKDGTLSALHELLELESDYRKPDHKLSYKTIRGFYRSNRYHNIYVIDKLNGGKADSLNAGIDYAASDIVITLDADSMLETNSLKYVNQYFHNSDIIALGGTVKIVQGAERKKNGAIVEKFRGKGLIKSQIINYTHGFYVRKLTQSFFNSIVVISGAFGAFYKDVLVQVNGFRSTVGEDIDITLKIHEYIKANRLKKKLVYAPEAVCYTECPENLPNFYKQRIRWQKAFVDCVLIYWSRLSQKFSVSVSLFFAIDGFMLGTLSAFTTLVYLGQALISGGNIIQAIIFLLISVLLNAAQIIISLYLCRKYGSTYTFADYLRMFLFSQVELLTYRNLLVYINIAGTFKYFDNDEGWGFVERKGVATISQNIAVGSN, encoded by the coding sequence TTGCAGTACTTTTTTTATGGAATAGCAGGTGTATTTCTTGTGTTTCAAGCCCTGTACACGATTATTCCGTTATTCTGCAGCAAGGTGAAGAAGCTGAATCCGGATCTTGCCGAAAAATCAATATCGGTGCTCGTTCCTGCTTATAACGAGGAGCTTACGATCCGAAATTGCATTGATGCCATGGCAGGCTTGCATTACAGCAATTATGAGATCATGATTATCAACGACGGTTCCAAGGATGGTACCTTGTCTGCGCTTCACGAGCTGCTGGAATTAGAGTCGGATTACCGGAAGCCAGACCACAAGCTCTCCTATAAAACGATAAGAGGATTTTACCGTTCGAACCGATATCACAACATTTATGTTATCGATAAACTGAATGGCGGGAAAGCCGACTCGCTGAATGCGGGTATCGATTATGCTGCCTCGGATATCGTTATTACGCTTGATGCGGACAGTATGCTGGAGACCAACTCACTCAAGTATGTAAATCAATATTTTCATAATAGTGACATCATTGCGCTTGGCGGTACAGTCAAGATTGTGCAGGGTGCTGAGAGGAAAAAAAACGGTGCTATTGTGGAGAAATTTCGTGGAAAAGGGCTAATCAAGAGCCAAATCATCAATTATACACACGGCTTCTATGTCCGGAAATTAACGCAATCGTTCTTTAATTCCATTGTTGTTATTTCAGGCGCTTTCGGGGCCTTTTACAAAGATGTTCTGGTTCAAGTAAACGGCTTCCGTAGCACGGTAGGCGAGGATATCGATATTACCCTTAAAATTCATGAATACATAAAAGCGAATCGCTTAAAGAAAAAGCTAGTATACGCACCCGAAGCGGTATGTTATACCGAATGTCCCGAGAATCTTCCGAACTTCTATAAGCAGCGCATTCGCTGGCAAAAAGCGTTTGTCGATTGCGTCCTGATCTATTGGTCCAGGCTCTCTCAGAAATTCAGTGTCAGTGTGAGTCTGTTTTTTGCCATCGACGGATTTATGTTAGGGACGCTCTCGGCATTTACCACTTTAGTTTATCTGGGCCAAGCGCTGATTTCCGGCGGAAATATTATACAAGCAATCATCTTTCTGCTCATTAGTGTGCTGCTCAATGCGGCGCAAATTATCATTTCCCTATACTTATGCCGTAAATACGGCAGCACGTATACTTTTGCAGATTATCTGAGAATGTTCCTGTTCAGCCAAGTTGAGTTGTTGACCTACCGGAATCTACTGGTCTACATCAATATTGCAGGAACGTTTAAATATTTTGACAATGATGAAGGCTGGGGCTTCGTGGAGCGGAAAGGCGTTGCCACCATCAGCCAGAACATCGCGGTAGGATCGAATTAA